The Thermococcus henrietii genome segment AGAAGACGGTTGCTGAGATAAAGAAGGGTCGTCCCACAGTTGACGCCCTCAGGGCTTTTGCCATAAGGAACAGGAAATCTCAGGTCATCTACCGTTCTATGATGATTATCATTGAGGCCCTCGAAAGGGGGGCCCCGATGAGCGACGTCTTGGTCTTCGTGGGAAACGATGTGCGTGAAATCCTGAGGATAAAGCAGGAGAGAAGGGCATCAACGGGAATGCAGGCGATGTTCTTTATAGTGACGAGCGGGTTCGTCGGTCCGATGATTCTCGGGATAGTCACGAAAGTCATGGCGTCGATGAGCGGCCCGGGTACGGGGGTTCACCTTCCCGTGGCAACAATGACTAATATCCTTTTTGTCTTCATAATAGCTCAAGCGCTTGTCTCGGGCCTTGGAATCGGGGTAATAAGAGAAGGGAGCTACAGCGCCGGCCTAAAGTATGCGGCACTGCTCGTCGCGATGGGTTCAGCTATCTTCAAGGGCGCCGCCCTGCTCAACATCGGCTTCTGACTTCTTTACCTCTATTACCTCAACCTCAAAAACCAGGGTCTTTCCCGCAAGCGGATGGTTGAAGTCGAGGGAAACGAGGTTCTCCTCTATTTTTAGTATCTTGGCTATTCCTGAATCGGTCATGACGTAGAGCCCTTCCTGAGGCTCGAGGCCTGCCTTGGTGAACTCTTCAATGGGGACCTTAATGATTAACTCCGGGTTGGGCATACCATAGGCTTTCTCCGGTGGAACCGTAACTGTTTTCTTCTCCC includes the following:
- a CDS encoding type II secretion system F family protein, producing MARRGVTSLLVSLVERLIPERHLKRYELYIYSAGINFLATEYLVISFLMGVIVGLLVALLTTGLYGLVAFIGGFIGMAFVYPYWRISKRIEDMEKNLPDAFFYLASSLRAGISFSEALEELTTAKFGALTEEFKKTVAEIKKGRPTVDALRAFAIRNRKSQVIYRSMMIIIEALERGAPMSDVLVFVGNDVREILRIKQERRASTGMQAMFFIVTSGFVGPMILGIVTKVMASMSGPGTGVHLPVATMTNILFVFIIAQALVSGLGIGVIREGSYSAGLKYAALLVAMGSAIFKGAALLNIGF
- a CDS encoding FKBP-type peptidyl-prolyl cis-trans isomerase; this translates as MKVEAGDYVLFNYVGRFENGEVFDTSIEELAKEHGVYVEDREYGPMWARIGVGEIIPGLDEAIVGMEPGEKKTVTVPPEKAYGMPNPELIIKVPIEEFTKAGLEPQEGLYVMTDSGIAKILKIEENLVSLDFNHPLAGKTLVFEVEVIEVKKSEADVEQGGALEDS